A single region of the Glycine max cultivar Williams 82 chromosome 20, Glycine_max_v4.0, whole genome shotgun sequence genome encodes:
- the LOC102668531 gene encoding FBD-associated F-box protein At4g10400, with protein sequence MEEGKRKLAMKRKRESTGGGKDRLSELPDSVLVHIMELMETRNAVQTCVLSQRWKNLWRRMTRLSFNHPRTFSRYHNFVSHVLSGRDHSVSLIDLLFVVLHSTSATLLHDVISYAVSHNVQQLTIYIDTLDCINGATPSFQLSKTPFVPLLFPSPSLTSLKLSSVFIGYSLELPKSLLLPSLKTLHLTNVHFTASDHNNNFVEPFSTCHMLNTLVIQYCFMHTSAQVLSISNSNLSSLTLDTFQEHIVLSTPNLTSLTIRDGFHFTLLQLSSTCDLSLLKEADIETRVDIHYSVIITWLRLMTNVKMLTISSATLKAILNDLSDPAAATVQPPCFGRLESLKVKMHPHVNISKEEVSRTLEHLLVNSPPPTRVYLINVSLSHQELVRYA encoded by the exons ATGGAAGAAGGTAAGAGGAAGTTGGCgatgaagagaaagagagagagcacAGGTGGTGGAAAAGACAGACTGAGTGAGTTGCCTGACTCTGTATTGGTCCACATAATGGAATTGATGGAGACAAGAAATGCAGTTCAGACTTGTGTACTCTCTCAGCGTTGGAAGAACCTTTGGAGACGTATGACTCGTCTCTCTTTCAACCACCCTAGAACATTTTCCAGATATCACAATTTTGTGTCTCATGTTCTTTCTGGACGAGACCATTCTGTTTCCCTAATTGATCTTCTTTTTGTGGTCCTTCATTCAACTTCGGCCACACTCTTGCATGACGTCATCAGTTATGCTGTGTCGCACAATGTGCAGCAGTTGACAATCTATATAGATACATTGGATTGCATTAACGGTGCCACACCCTCCTTTCAGCTTTCCAAAACTCCTTTTGTCCCTCTCCTTTTTCCCTCTCCATCTTTGACTTCTCTTAAGCTTTCCAGTGTGTTCATTGGATATTCTTTGGAACTTCCAAAATCTCTACTACTACCATCTTTGAAAACCTTGCATCTCACAAATGTTCACTTTACTGCTAGTGACCACAACAACAACTTTGTTGAGCCCTTTTCTACTTGTCACATGTTGAATACTTTGGTCATTCAATATTGCTTTATGCACACTTCTGCACAAGTCCTCTCCATATCCAATTCTAACCTTTCTTCTTTGACCCTTGACACCTTTCAAGAACACATTGTGCTTTCTACTCCGAATCTCACTTCTCTTACAATCAGGGATGGTTTCCATTTTACTCTTCTCCAACTCTCCTCCACTTGTGATCTTTCACTTCTTAAAGAGGCGGATATTGAGACCCGTGTTGATATACATTATTCAGTCATCATTACCTGGCTGCGACTTATGACTAATGTTAAGATGCTCACAATCTCTTCTGCTACCCTTAAGGCAATACTAAAT GACCTATCAGATCCTGCTGCAGCGACTGTTCAACCTCCATGCTTTGGTAGATTGGAGTCATTGAAAGTGAAAATGCATCCACATGTAAACATATCTAAGGAAGAAGTAAGTAGGACATTGGAGCACTTACTTGTGAACTCTCCTCCACCGACCAGAGTTTATCTCATAAATGTATCCCTATCCCATCAAGAACTAGTTAg